A window of the Deinococcus gobiensis I-0 genome harbors these coding sequences:
- a CDS encoding branched-chain amino acid ABC transporter substrate-binding protein → MPKPTPARTVLTLLTLALLPGAAQAATIKVATVSPLSGSLAPIGTEVRRGAELAIEAKVRTFKSQGYDLVLAPFDDQASATRAGSIARDILADNSIVGVVGALNSSVSNVLAQAFEPARLASVSPASTNDALTGHDWNSFSRVVAPDRAQAVAAATYLQEEVGAKNVFVISDNTAYGNGLATTLQANLKRRNIALSGYAGASDPAGIAAAVKKVSEAAPDVVYYGGTDDIGSALVKALRAAGVKAVFMGGDGLDSPSFAQRAGGSATGVVYSTGFGPVSAYSGSEVFARQYQAKYKTAPSGVAMMAYDATNALLSAMNTTLKAGGALPTRAQVSDAVRKVNFAACVNKSALLCDSVSGPVAFDASGERMRSRVLVMRLGADAKASIVTIKTVTADSLR, encoded by the coding sequence ATGCCCAAGCCGACCCCTGCCCGTACCGTCCTGACCCTTCTGACCCTTGCCCTGCTGCCGGGCGCGGCGCAGGCAGCGACCATCAAGGTGGCCACGGTCAGCCCGCTGTCGGGCAGCCTCGCGCCCATCGGGACCGAAGTGCGGCGCGGCGCCGAACTGGCCATCGAGGCGAAGGTCCGCACCTTCAAGTCGCAGGGCTACGACCTCGTGCTGGCCCCCTTCGACGACCAGGCCTCGGCGACCCGCGCGGGCAGCATCGCCCGTGACATCCTGGCCGACAACAGCATCGTGGGCGTGGTCGGGGCCCTGAACTCCAGCGTCTCGAACGTGCTGGCCCAGGCCTTCGAGCCGGCGCGGCTGGCGAGCGTCTCGCCCGCGAGCACCAACGACGCCCTGACGGGCCACGACTGGAACTCCTTCAGCCGCGTCGTCGCCCCCGACCGCGCGCAGGCGGTAGCCGCCGCGACCTACCTGCAAGAAGAGGTCGGGGCCAAGAACGTCTTCGTGATCTCCGACAACACCGCCTACGGCAACGGACTGGCGACGACCCTCCAGGCCAACCTCAAGCGCCGCAACATCGCCCTGAGCGGCTACGCGGGCGCGTCCGACCCGGCGGGCATCGCGGCGGCCGTCAAGAAGGTCAGCGAGGCGGCCCCCGACGTCGTGTACTACGGCGGCACCGACGACATCGGCTCGGCGCTCGTCAAGGCGCTGCGCGCGGCGGGCGTCAAGGCCGTGTTCATGGGCGGCGACGGCCTCGACTCGCCCAGCTTCGCCCAGCGCGCGGGCGGCAGCGCGACCGGCGTGGTGTACTCGACCGGCTTCGGCCCCGTGAGCGCCTACTCGGGCAGCGAGGTCTTCGCCCGCCAGTACCAGGCCAAGTACAAGACGGCCCCCAGCGGCGTCGCGATGATGGCCTACGACGCCACCAACGCGCTGCTGAGCGCCATGAACACCACCCTGAAGGCCGGCGGCGCCCTGCCCACCCGCGCCCAGGTGAGCGACGCCGTGCGCAAGGTGAACTTCGCCGCCTGCGTGAACAAGAGCGCCCTGCTGTGCGACAGCGTCTCCGGCCCCGTGGCCTTCGACGCCAGCGGCGAGCGGATGCGTTCGCGCGTGCTGGTCATGCGCCTGGGCGCCGACGCCAAGGCGAGCATCGTGACCATCAAGACCGTCACTGCCGACAGCCTGCGCTGA
- a CDS encoding single-stranded DNA-binding protein gives MLRIEFVTDLGARVSVEVESADKLLEVQRQYGRLGWTSGEVPQGGYLFPLDNEQDFDWSLIGARKFTNNEGEDMVMHRGHAYRRRELEAVDSRKLKLPAAIKYSRGAKNTDPEHVREKADGEFEYVTLAIFRGGKRQERFAQPAGRSQPAQGSRPAAPAGNGPRPQAAPAGRPAPVAARPAPVAAAVADEEPPF, from the coding sequence ATGCTGCGTATTGAATTTGTGACGGATCTGGGGGCACGGGTCAGTGTCGAGGTGGAGAGCGCCGATAAGCTGCTTGAGGTACAGCGCCAGTACGGTCGCCTGGGCTGGACCAGCGGCGAGGTGCCGCAGGGCGGCTACCTGTTCCCGCTGGACAACGAGCAGGATTTCGACTGGTCGCTGATCGGGGCCAGGAAGTTCACCAACAACGAGGGCGAGGACATGGTCATGCACCGGGGCCACGCCTACCGCCGCCGCGAGCTGGAGGCCGTGGACAGCCGCAAGCTCAAGCTGCCGGCCGCCATCAAGTACAGCCGGGGGGCCAAGAACACCGACCCCGAGCATGTGCGTGAAAAGGCCGACGGCGAGTTCGAGTACGTCACGCTGGCGATCTTCCGGGGGGGCAAGCGCCAGGAGCGTTTCGCCCAGCCGGCGGGCCGTTCCCAGCCGGCGCAGGGAAGCCGGCCCGCCGCGCCGGCCGGCAACGGACCCCGGCCTCAGGCCGCGCCGGCCGGTCGTCCCGCGCCCGTGGCGGCCCGCCCGGCTCCGGTCGCGGCGGCAGTGGCCGACGAGGAACCGCCCTTCTGA
- a CDS encoding dicarboxylate/amino acid:cation symporter: protein MPKVFRSLYAQVLTAIVLGVLVGHFFPTVGEQLKPLGDGFIKLIKVVIGPIIFCTVVAGIASMRDTKRIGRVGGKALIYFEIVTTLALLIGLWVVNLIGPGRGMNVNPAALDTSAITKYTEAAGEQTVADFILHVIPTTFVSAFTEGDLLQVLLIALLSGFALLRMGAVGQRVLHGIEAVNTLVFNILGFIMKLAPIGAFGAMAFTIGKYGVGSLQQLAALMGTFYLTCALFIFVVLGLICRAAGFSIFKFLRYIKEELLLVLGTSSSESALPRLMAKLENAGADKSVVGLVVPTGYSFNLDGTSIYLTMAAVFIAQATNVNLSFGQEIALLGILLLTSKGAAGVTGSGFVVLAGTLAALGTVPVAGLALILGIDRFMSEGRAITNIIGNGVATLVVARSEKALDMNRLTRILNGETLPPVNAEVAAEQGAEGRPLGGAPQHA, encoded by the coding sequence ATGCCCAAAGTGTTCCGCAGTCTCTACGCGCAGGTCCTGACCGCCATCGTGCTCGGTGTGCTGGTCGGCCACTTCTTCCCGACGGTGGGCGAACAGCTCAAGCCGCTCGGCGACGGCTTCATCAAGCTGATCAAGGTCGTGATCGGGCCGATCATCTTCTGTACGGTCGTGGCCGGCATCGCCAGCATGCGCGACACCAAGCGCATCGGGCGCGTGGGCGGCAAGGCCCTGATCTACTTCGAGATCGTGACCACCCTGGCCCTCCTGATCGGCCTGTGGGTCGTGAACCTCATCGGCCCCGGCCGCGGCATGAACGTGAACCCGGCGGCGCTCGACACCTCGGCCATCACCAAGTACACCGAGGCGGCGGGCGAGCAGACGGTCGCGGACTTCATCCTGCACGTCATCCCGACGACCTTCGTCAGTGCCTTCACCGAGGGTGACCTGCTCCAGGTGCTGCTCATCGCGCTGCTCTCGGGCTTCGCGCTGCTGCGCATGGGCGCGGTCGGCCAGCGCGTGCTGCACGGCATCGAAGCCGTGAACACGCTGGTCTTCAACATCCTGGGCTTCATCATGAAACTCGCGCCCATCGGGGCCTTCGGGGCGATGGCCTTCACCATCGGCAAGTACGGCGTGGGCAGCCTGCAACAGCTCGCCGCGCTCATGGGCACCTTCTACCTCACCTGCGCGCTGTTCATCTTCGTGGTCCTGGGCCTGATCTGCCGCGCGGCCGGCTTCAGCATCTTCAAGTTCCTGCGCTACATCAAGGAAGAACTGCTGCTGGTGCTGGGCACCTCGAGCAGCGAGTCGGCGCTGCCCCGCCTGATGGCGAAGCTGGAAAACGCCGGGGCCGACAAGAGCGTGGTCGGGCTGGTCGTGCCGACCGGGTACTCGTTCAACCTCGACGGCACCAGCATCTACCTGACGATGGCCGCCGTGTTCATCGCCCAGGCCACCAACGTCAACCTCTCGTTCGGCCAGGAGATCGCGCTGCTGGGCATCCTGCTGCTGACCAGCAAGGGCGCGGCCGGCGTCACGGGCTCGGGCTTCGTGGTGCTGGCGGGCACGCTGGCCGCCTTGGGTACCGTGCCGGTCGCGGGCCTGGCGCTGATCCTGGGCATCGACCGCTTCATGAGCGAGGGCCGCGCCATCACCAACATCATCGGCAACGGCGTGGCGACCCTGGTCGTGGCCCGCAGCGAGAAGGCGCTGGACATGAACCGCCTGACCCGCATCCTGAACGGCGAGACGCTGCCCCCCGTGAATGCCGAGGTCGCCGCCGAGCAGGGCGCCGAGGGCCGTCCCCTGGGCGGGGCGCCCCAGCACGCCTGA
- a CDS encoding CobW family GTP-binding protein, with amino-acid sequence MTDMRIPVTVIGGFLGAGKTTLVNHLVREGAAHFARTAPGRRMGVIVNEFGQTGVDGGLIERMTDRPEDVQELTAGCLCCVGRDDLIRALVILAGRGQEAGGAPAHVLIELSGVADPVPVLHTLLDPSVRAVFRLDHLVAVADARHLARTLTENPEGAAQLTYATTVLLNKTDLVPAAALEQARGLVRALNPLAHIEETRQARADALRLLDTRAFGADWTPPEAATTHTRALKSFTLESRAPLTAAGWHALIGRIVSRPAQVLRVKGELSLEAHPERLTLHAVRDLITLDPTGEPRSGLTRLVMIGRDLNPDEERAAFARLSGQTRPQVLRRVPKGSGVRL; translated from the coding sequence ATGACCGATATGCGTATTCCTGTCACCGTGATCGGCGGTTTTCTGGGGGCCGGCAAGACCACGCTGGTCAATCACCTCGTCCGCGAGGGCGCGGCGCACTTCGCCCGGACCGCGCCGGGACGGCGCATGGGCGTCATCGTGAACGAGTTCGGGCAGACCGGCGTGGACGGCGGCCTGATCGAACGGATGACCGACCGGCCCGAGGACGTGCAGGAACTCACGGCCGGCTGCCTGTGTTGCGTGGGCCGTGACGACCTGATCCGCGCGCTGGTCATCCTGGCGGGGCGCGGCCAGGAGGCAGGCGGCGCCCCGGCCCACGTCCTGATCGAGCTGAGCGGCGTGGCCGATCCGGTGCCGGTGCTGCACACCCTGCTCGATCCCTCGGTGCGGGCGGTCTTCCGGCTCGACCACCTCGTGGCGGTGGCCGATGCCCGACACCTCGCGCGGACGCTGACCGAGAACCCGGAGGGGGCCGCTCAACTCACCTACGCCACCACCGTCCTGCTGAACAAGACCGATCTCGTGCCCGCTGCCGCGCTGGAGCAGGCGCGTGGGCTGGTGCGCGCCCTGAACCCACTGGCCCACATCGAGGAGACCCGTCAGGCCCGGGCCGACGCCCTGCGGCTGCTGGACACGCGGGCCTTCGGGGCCGACTGGACGCCGCCGGAAGCCGCGACCACACACACCCGCGCCCTGAAGAGCTTCACGCTGGAGAGCCGCGCGCCCCTGACGGCGGCGGGCTGGCACGCCCTGATCGGGCGGATCGTGTCGCGCCCGGCGCAGGTGTTGCGGGTCAAAGGCGAGCTGAGCCTGGAGGCGCACCCGGAGCGCCTGACCCTGCACGCCGTGCGCGACCTGATCACCCTGGACCCGACCGGCGAGCCCCGCAGCGGCCTGACCCGGCTGGTCATGATCGGGCGCGACCTGAACCCCGACGAGGAGCGCGCCGCTTTCGCCCGCCTGAGCGGGCAGACCCGCCCGCAGGTACTGCGCCGCGTACCGAAGGGCAGTGGGGTCAGGCTGTAG
- the lpdA gene encoding dihydrolipoyl dehydrogenase, with protein MDSYDVVVIGGGPAGYVAAIRAAQLGLKTACVDAFERGGKASLGGTCLNVGCIPSKAMLDSSEKFEMISHEAQEHGIEVTGASVNLEKMLARKAGVVDKLTGGIAYLFKKNKVTSFFGLGKLVRQEEGGWVVDAAGTEVLAKNVIVATGSSPRALPLAPFGGHIVENSGALAFDAVPGKLGVIGAGVIGLELGSVWRRLGAQVTVLEALPGFLMAADAAIGKEALKQFQKQGLEFHFGVNISAVTQDDAGVSVTYTEKDQEVTATFDKLIVSIGRVPHTAGLGAEAVGLGLDARGFVQVDSHYRTNLPGIYAIGDVIGGAMLAHKAEEEGVAVAEMLAGQAGHVNYDVIPWVIYTSPEIAWAGLTEQGAKDKGLTVKTGQFPFSANGRALGHGDPRGFVKVVADADTDRLLGVHMIGPNVSELIGEIVALMEFGASSEDLARTVHAHPTLSEVVKEAALAADKRALHM; from the coding sequence ATGGACTCCTACGACGTTGTGGTGATCGGCGGCGGCCCGGCAGGTTACGTGGCGGCCATTCGCGCCGCGCAGCTCGGTCTCAAGACCGCCTGCGTGGACGCCTTCGAGCGCGGCGGCAAGGCCTCGCTGGGCGGCACCTGCCTGAACGTGGGCTGCATTCCCAGCAAGGCGATGCTCGACTCCAGCGAGAAGTTCGAGATGATCTCGCACGAGGCCCAGGAGCACGGCATCGAGGTCACGGGCGCCAGCGTCAACCTGGAGAAGATGCTCGCGCGCAAGGCCGGCGTCGTGGACAAGCTCACGGGCGGCATCGCCTACCTGTTCAAGAAGAACAAGGTCACGTCCTTCTTCGGCCTGGGCAAGCTCGTGCGTCAGGAGGAAGGCGGCTGGGTCGTGGACGCCGCCGGCACCGAGGTCCTGGCCAAGAACGTCATCGTGGCGACGGGCAGCAGCCCCCGCGCGCTGCCGCTCGCGCCTTTCGGCGGCCACATCGTCGAGAACAGCGGCGCGCTGGCCTTCGACGCCGTGCCCGGCAAGCTGGGCGTGATCGGCGCCGGGGTCATCGGCCTGGAGCTGGGCAGCGTGTGGCGCCGCCTGGGCGCGCAGGTGACCGTCCTCGAAGCCCTCCCCGGCTTCCTGATGGCCGCCGACGCCGCCATCGGCAAGGAGGCCCTCAAGCAGTTCCAGAAGCAGGGCCTGGAATTCCACTTCGGCGTGAACATCTCGGCCGTCACGCAAGACGACGCGGGCGTGAGCGTCACCTACACCGAGAAGGACCAGGAAGTCACCGCGACCTTCGACAAGCTCATCGTGAGCATCGGGCGCGTGCCGCACACCGCCGGCCTGGGGGCCGAGGCGGTCGGCCTGGGCCTCGACGCGCGCGGCTTCGTGCAGGTGGACAGCCACTACCGCACCAACCTGCCGGGCATCTACGCCATCGGAGACGTGATCGGCGGCGCGATGCTGGCGCACAAGGCCGAGGAAGAGGGCGTGGCCGTCGCCGAGATGCTCGCCGGCCAGGCCGGACACGTCAACTACGACGTGATCCCCTGGGTCATCTACACCAGCCCCGAGATCGCCTGGGCGGGCCTGACCGAGCAGGGCGCCAAGGACAAGGGCCTGACCGTCAAGACCGGGCAGTTCCCCTTCAGCGCCAACGGGCGCGCGCTGGGGCACGGCGACCCGCGCGGTTTCGTGAAGGTCGTGGCCGACGCCGACACCGACCGCCTGCTGGGCGTCCACATGATCGGGCCGAACGTCTCCGAGCTGATCGGCGAGATCGTCGCCCTGATGGAGTTCGGGGCCAGCAGCGAGGACCTCGCCCGCACCGTCCACGCCCATCCCACCCTCTCGGAAGTGGTCAAGGAAGCGGCCCTGGCCGCCGACAAGCGCGCGCTGCACATGTAA
- a CDS encoding PfkB family carbohydrate kinase has protein sequence MSLTAREQQVLDLIREAPLSSPEDLARRLGISRAAVNVYVGHLTRKGALLGRGYLLPPARTGVVVVGGANLDIKARITGEVIGATSNPGRASQAPGGVARNVAENLARLGADTRLITAVGQDPVGDLLLERTAAAGVDVGPALLSPHCATGTYTAVLDAAGELVIAVAAMDVTDELTPEVLRARRGVLAGAGWIVADGNLSAEALAQLLTLAAGNSTPVVFEPVSVPKAARLRPALLAGPVPYAVTPNLGELGALVGRDVADEDGAIAGAAAELHALGLTLVWVRRGRRGSLLSEAGVDGGAPGVQTFPALPARVVDVTGAGDAMLAAFLAALAGGLGAAEAARHGHAAAALTIESSHTVLPTLSPAAIRARLVPPPGVPAPAPQTPPQGDLS, from the coding sequence ATGTCCCTGACCGCGCGTGAACAGCAAGTGCTGGACCTGATCCGGGAGGCGCCCCTGAGTTCGCCCGAGGACCTCGCGCGGCGGCTGGGCATCTCGCGGGCAGCGGTCAACGTCTACGTGGGTCACCTGACGCGCAAGGGCGCGCTGCTGGGGCGCGGTTACCTGCTGCCCCCGGCGCGCACGGGGGTGGTGGTGGTCGGCGGCGCGAACCTGGACATCAAGGCGCGCATCACGGGCGAGGTCATCGGCGCGACGAGCAATCCCGGCCGCGCCTCGCAGGCCCCCGGCGGCGTGGCGCGCAACGTCGCCGAGAACCTCGCCCGTCTGGGGGCCGACACGCGCCTGATCACGGCGGTCGGCCAGGACCCGGTGGGTGACCTGCTGCTGGAGCGCACGGCGGCGGCGGGGGTGGACGTGGGGCCGGCGCTGCTCTCGCCCCACTGCGCCACCGGGACCTACACGGCGGTGCTGGACGCGGCCGGCGAACTGGTGATCGCGGTCGCGGCGATGGACGTGACCGACGAACTCACGCCCGAAGTGCTGCGCGCACGCCGGGGCGTGCTGGCCGGCGCGGGCTGGATCGTGGCCGACGGCAACCTGAGTGCGGAGGCCCTGGCGCAGCTGCTGACCCTGGCTGCCGGCAACAGCACGCCGGTCGTGTTCGAGCCGGTCAGCGTGCCCAAGGCGGCGCGGCTGCGCCCGGCCCTGCTCGCCGGCCCGGTGCCCTACGCCGTGACCCCCAACCTCGGGGAACTCGGGGCGCTCGTGGGGCGCGACGTCGCGGACGAGGACGGGGCCATCGCCGGGGCGGCGGCCGAGCTGCACGCCCTGGGCCTCACGCTGGTCTGGGTGCGCCGGGGCCGCCGGGGCAGCCTGCTCTCGGAGGCGGGGGTGGACGGCGGCGCGCCCGGTGTCCAGACCTTCCCGGCCCTGCCGGCGCGGGTGGTGGACGTGACCGGAGCGGGCGACGCGATGCTCGCCGCCTTCCTGGCCGCCCTCGCCGGTGGTCTGGGCGCCGCCGAGGCGGCCCGCCACGGCCACGCCGCCGCCGCCCTGACCATCGAGAGCAGCCATACCGTCCTTCCGACCCTGTCCCCCGCCGCCATCCGCGCGCGTCTCGTGCCCCCGCCTGGCGTCCCTGCCCCTGCCCCCCAGACCCCCCCTCAAGGAGACCTGTCATGA
- a CDS encoding response regulator produces the protein MTPIRTLIVEDDLQIAALHRRLLTEAGGFEVLGYAETLRVARAMTATLAPELLLLDVQLPDGRGLDLLRELRAGGARLDAILVTAASDTASVQDALAYGAADYLVKPVTPERFRQGLERARERAALWRRPDVRQNDLDALFRGSPESAAPGLDPGTLQRVRAALRAGGGHTAAEVGAALGLSRVTAWRYLEQLAQSGEAVAETDAGTVGRPAKRYRRA, from the coding sequence GTGACCCCCATCCGCACCCTCATCGTCGAGGACGACCTGCAGATCGCGGCCCTGCACCGCCGGCTGCTGACCGAGGCGGGCGGCTTCGAGGTGCTGGGCTACGCCGAGACGCTGCGGGTGGCGCGCGCCATGACCGCGACCCTGGCCCCCGAACTGCTGCTGCTCGACGTGCAGCTGCCCGACGGGCGCGGCCTGGACCTGCTGCGCGAACTGCGGGCCGGGGGCGCGCGGCTCGACGCGATTCTGGTCACGGCGGCCAGCGACACCGCGAGCGTGCAGGACGCCCTGGCGTACGGCGCGGCCGACTACCTCGTCAAGCCGGTGACGCCCGAACGCTTCCGGCAGGGGCTGGAGCGGGCCCGCGAGCGCGCCGCGCTGTGGCGCCGCCCGGACGTGCGCCAGAACGACCTCGACGCCCTGTTCCGCGGCAGTCCCGAGAGCGCCGCGCCGGGCCTGGACCCCGGAACCCTCCAGCGGGTGCGCGCCGCCCTGCGCGCCGGGGGAGGCCATACCGCCGCCGAGGTGGGCGCGGCCCTGGGCCTGAGCCGCGTGACCGCCTGGCGTTACCTCGAACAGCTCGCCCAGAGCGGCGAGGCCGTCGCCGAAACCGATGCGGGCACCGTGGGCCGCCCGGCCAAACGCTACAGGAGGGCGTAG
- a CDS encoding ATP-binding protein: MSLRRSRPAAPRVPALAREVALPHTPQLLQVRSRLFLLTLGAFLLLALPLAGLASAALLRGVHQTFAERALRESRLVATLPPVVAALSGNAAERAGLNTLIGRYRLTLGAAYVVVTDRSTRRLTHPELARVGEKMVGGDFQSFLRGQSVTETVEGTLGRSVRAKVPVLSGSGEVLGLASVGFLLPQVRDVFWQVIRAALPWYLGALLLALGLARALARRIGHEMLNLEPEQIAGALLSFRAVLNSLDEGVVVARAGQIHVMNPQARALLGVQSPELPVPLPAPLVGLPDTTTPLDVGGRPVLVSAREVEAGPLTPAGAATQVITLRDLARVRELADELTQAQRYAELLRAQTHEFTNRLHTLAGLIHLGETGEALRLIHTQAGRHQAHAGAVGRLRHLRLAALLLGKYDRAAEVGVQLTLDPLCALPAQLPTGVPELLELAAGNLIENAFEALAGQPEAEVRVLIAADPEGVVLEVRDNGPGVPPELAAVLGERGRSSKGQGRGVGLSLVRTRARALGAELTYDRPADEGGRPWTRFTLDLPLPEEPT, from the coding sequence GTGAGCCTCCGGCGTTCCCGTCCCGCCGCGCCCCGCGTGCCGGCCCTGGCGCGCGAGGTGGCGTTGCCCCATACCCCGCAGCTGCTTCAGGTGCGCTCGCGCCTCTTTCTGCTCACGCTGGGGGCCTTTCTGCTGCTGGCGCTGCCGCTGGCGGGGCTGGCGAGCGCGGCGCTGCTGCGCGGCGTCCACCAGACCTTCGCCGAGCGGGCGCTGCGCGAGTCGCGGCTCGTCGCCACCCTGCCTCCGGTGGTCGCGGCCCTGAGCGGCAACGCGGCCGAGCGTGCGGGCCTGAACACCCTGATCGGCCGCTACCGCCTCACGCTGGGCGCGGCCTACGTGGTCGTCACCGACCGCAGCACCCGCCGCCTGACCCACCCGGAGCTGGCCCGCGTCGGCGAGAAGATGGTGGGCGGCGACTTCCAGAGTTTCCTGCGCGGCCAGAGCGTCACCGAGACGGTCGAGGGCACGCTGGGGCGCTCGGTGCGGGCCAAGGTGCCGGTCTTGTCGGGGAGCGGCGAGGTGCTGGGGCTGGCGAGCGTGGGTTTTCTGCTGCCGCAGGTGCGCGACGTGTTCTGGCAGGTGATCCGCGCGGCGCTGCCGTGGTATCTAGGCGCGCTGCTGCTCGCGCTGGGGCTCGCGCGCGCCCTGGCCCGGCGCATCGGGCACGAGATGCTGAACCTGGAACCCGAGCAGATCGCCGGGGCGCTGCTGAGCTTCCGGGCGGTCCTGAATTCGCTCGACGAGGGTGTGGTGGTCGCGCGTGCGGGCCAGATCCACGTGATGAACCCGCAGGCCCGCGCGCTGCTGGGCGTGCAGTCGCCCGAACTGCCGGTGCCGCTGCCCGCGCCGCTGGTCGGCCTGCCCGACACGACCACGCCGCTGGATGTGGGGGGCAGGCCCGTGCTGGTCAGCGCGCGCGAGGTGGAGGCCGGACCGCTGACCCCGGCGGGCGCGGCCACCCAGGTCATCACGCTGCGCGACCTCGCCCGCGTGCGCGAGCTGGCCGACGAGCTGACCCAGGCGCAGCGCTACGCCGAGCTGCTGCGCGCCCAGACGCACGAGTTCACCAACCGCCTGCACACCCTGGCGGGCCTGATCCACCTGGGCGAGACGGGCGAGGCCCTGCGCCTGATCCACACCCAGGCCGGGCGGCACCAGGCCCACGCCGGGGCGGTGGGGCGGCTGCGGCACCTGCGGCTGGCCGCCCTGCTGCTGGGCAAATACGACCGCGCCGCCGAGGTGGGGGTGCAGCTGACCCTGGACCCGCTGTGCGCCCTGCCCGCCCAGCTGCCGACCGGCGTGCCCGAACTGCTGGAACTGGCCGCCGGCAACCTCATCGAGAACGCTTTCGAGGCGCTCGCCGGGCAGCCGGAGGCCGAGGTGCGCGTACTGATCGCCGCCGACCCCGAGGGCGTCGTGCTGGAGGTGCGCGACAATGGCCCCGGCGTGCCGCCTGAGCTGGCCGCCGTGCTGGGCGAGCGGGGGCGCAGCAGCAAGGGCCAGGGGCGGGGCGTGGGCCTGTCGCTCGTGCGGACCCGGGCCCGCGCGCTGGGCGCAGAATTGACCTACGACCGCCCCGCCGACGAGGGGGGGCGGCCCTGGACCCGCTTCACCCTCGACCTGCCCCTGCCGGAGGAGCCGACATGA
- a CDS encoding pseudouridine-5'-phosphate glycosidase: MTLKTNMPAHDLIDLHPEVAEALSAGRPVVALESTIISHGMPFPQNVEMARGVEDVVRENGATPATIAVLGGRLKVGLSPDELHLLATDKNVQKISTRDLPVTVALGQHGATTVASTMRIAALAGIRVFATGGTGGVHRGAGETMDISADLLELARTDVCVVSAGVKSILDIGLTLEVLETQGVPAITLGSEEFPAFYSRRSGFKSPLSVGSEAEVARVLRAKWALGLAGGVMLANPIPEADEIPAADMAPNIERALADMDALGLTGKDTTPYLLGRIVEITGGRSLATNIALVRHNAAVAARVAAEYAALA; the protein is encoded by the coding sequence ATGACCCTGAAGACGAACATGCCCGCCCACGACCTGATCGACCTGCACCCCGAAGTCGCCGAGGCGCTCAGCGCCGGGCGGCCGGTGGTGGCGCTGGAAAGCACCATCATCAGCCACGGCATGCCCTTTCCGCAGAACGTCGAGATGGCGCGCGGGGTCGAGGACGTGGTGCGCGAGAACGGCGCTACGCCCGCGACCATCGCCGTGCTGGGCGGTCGCCTGAAGGTGGGCCTGAGCCCCGACGAACTGCACCTGCTCGCCACCGACAAGAACGTGCAGAAGATCAGCACGCGTGACCTGCCGGTGACCGTGGCCCTCGGGCAGCACGGCGCGACCACCGTCGCCTCGACCATGCGGATTGCGGCGCTGGCGGGCATCCGGGTCTTCGCGACGGGCGGCACGGGCGGCGTCCACCGGGGCGCGGGCGAGACGATGGACATCAGCGCCGACCTGCTGGAACTGGCCCGCACCGACGTGTGCGTGGTGAGCGCCGGGGTCAAGAGCATCCTGGACATCGGCCTGACCCTGGAGGTCCTGGAGACCCAGGGCGTGCCGGCCATCACGCTGGGCAGCGAGGAGTTCCCGGCCTTCTACTCGCGCCGCAGCGGCTTCAAGTCGCCCCTGAGCGTGGGCAGCGAGGCCGAGGTCGCCCGCGTGCTCCGGGCCAAGTGGGCGCTGGGCCTCGCGGGCGGCGTGATGCTCGCCAACCCCATCCCCGAGGCCGACGAGATTCCGGCCGCCGACATGGCCCCCAACATCGAGCGCGCCCTGGCCGACATGGACGCCCTGGGCCTGACCGGCAAGGACACCACCCCCTACCTGCTGGGCCGCATCGTGGAGATCACCGGGGGCCGCAGCCTGGCGACCAACATCGCCCTGGTGCGCCACAACGCCGCCGTGGCCGCCCGCGTGGCCGCCGAGTACGCCGCCCTGGCCTGA